DNA sequence from the Colletotrichum higginsianum IMI 349063 chromosome 10, whole genome shotgun sequence genome:
CGGCAAGATTGTGGGCTACCACGGCCTTGTAAGTGGATTAGGCGCCATACCGCCCGCGTCACGTTATCGATCTAACACAGAGGCAGGCGGACAGTATCATCATcccggcatcgacgacgcaCTACTACGACGCCGTGACGGCCCGTGACGCCGACGTCCACGACTTCTACCGCGTGTTCCTCAcccccggcctcggccactGCTTTGGCGGGAACGGCGCATTCCCCGCGGGCACCTTCGACGCCATGCGTGCTTGGGTCGAGAACGGTACTGCGCCGGAGACGCTGAGCGCTGTCAGCGTCGGCACCTCGCCCGTTCTGAAACGCACTCTGTGTCCCTACCCACTCAAACAGACTTATGATGGCGTTGGAAACGCCACCAATGGCGAGGGATTTACTTGCGCTTGAAGGCGTCGTCTGGTGGCCAAGTTTGCTCCCTGCTTAGAGGAAATCTTAATGAGGCATTTCAGTCTCGAGAGTCGGGTAAATATCAGTCAAGGCGTTGCCCCGAGGTAGTTCTTTCCGATGATGAAGTATTTGTAAATATATCGTTAGGCAGAGTCCAAGTTGAGGAAGTTGGTCACGATGTTGTTGTCGCTTGTAGTTACTGTGCTTGAACTTGCCTTATACTGGAGCCAACAGGAGAGAAGATACCGACTGCAATCATTACACAACGCTCCGAGAGATAGCTTGAAAAACGATAGACCAGTTGCCATTGAAGAATTCTGCTAGATAGCGAGCCTTTTCTGATTTGTGAGTTCACTCCCATGCCGAAAGTGACTGCAACATTTCTACCTCCGAACGATGAACTGGGTAGCATGCCTACGATCCAGCAAGCGCTTCTGCATTGGAAATACAAACTAGCAAGCGCCATCCTTGACGCCGGGACCACTGTAGTTCTGGCAAGGGGTTTTGGCATCGGTACAAACATTGACGAGCGTGGCCTTGTCGCCGTTGGACTTGGTGATTCCAGCCACCTCGCCCCCCTTACGAGCGGTGACACCCTCGATGTACACCTCACGAGCGCACTTTCCACACTGGAAACAGTCAGCACGTCTCATGAATGGAGATCTTTGGGTGGACCCACAGTTCCGCATGAACGGTAAACCTTTCCATAGTCTTCGGCGTAGAAGTTGATGATCTGGTATTGACAGTTAATACATAACACAGATACGAATGTGATTGTCGCCAACCTACGTTGACGCGGCCGCAGCCGTTGTGTTGGATGATCTTGTCGGAGGCATGGTAGGCACCGCCACCAACAATCCAGGTCACGTCACCGGCCTTGTCCTCTTTCTGCATTGCAATCAGCATGTTATAGAGGGTTGGCAGAAAGAGAGAACTTACGATGGAGATGGCGTCCTCACAAACGTCCTCGAACCAGACGAACTCAATGTTGCAACCGCCTCCCAGGCAATATACTCCCTCGCCGGCAGTCTTGCCAATGATGACATTCCGCAGAGTGGCTCCTTTCTCGAGGACGAAAGCGGTGTCAGCCTCACCTTGGTGGAGTTGTTAGAAAGAAGTCCCCGGCCATGTGAAGTAGCAAGGGCATTTCGTACCTCCTTCTTGCTGGCTTCTGCAGGAGGTGGGATTCCTATCGTACTTggcccagccgccgtcaAAGACTTCACCGGACTTGACGTAGATTGGGGCAGAGATTGCCTTGCTGGAAGTAGCCTTTGGCAGTCCTCCGGTATAACCCAAGCAGGCTAAGCCCGTGGGGAGAGCCGCGAGGATGGTAATCGTGAGGGCCCCGGCATTCGCGAACATCTTTTTGAACTTGATGATTCCTCGACGAAGTACTAGATATGCAAGGGAATTGATGGCCAGCGAATACCTGCTTTGTGGACCGTAGCTCATTCATTTATACATATGCCAGAAGTCTTCTGCAACAAGGATGAACAGCGTTGCTGATTCGTGCGCATGGAACTTTGAAGCCAAGAGAGAAGGATCAAAACCTAACAGTCGCCTGTAATCCCATCTCAGTCGTGGGAAAATAGGGAACTGGTCGCGTGGTTCTCGAAACGTTACAGGTTCCTTGTATCGAACCCTTGGACTTGCAAAAAAAATGAGGGTAACATCACCAAGGATCATCTATCTCTTATCCGGTCCAAGGACATTTAAGtgaggtcgccgaggatggGGTTGACATGTTAGTCCCACCAATAGAATGTTGCCAAGAACATACATTAAGTATGTGAACTTGGCTTTGGCCTAGTGAGGCAACCAGCTCACGAAGCCGAGATCGACGTGGTGTGGCTGTGGGCTCCTCCGTACGGCGCGGATTGATCCGTATAGAGAAAGCCAAGAACGAAGAGCAGCAAGCCAAAGATGGCTGTTGGAAATAGCCAAGCCGACTGCCCTGTTCTCTGGCTGGCTACGGCCTGGGTCCTGTGACAATGTGACAAGAAACTCGTACCAGACAGCACGGGACCGACTTGTGTTTGTATAATTCCAAACgaacgaggaagaggaagaaaaaaagcccGTGTTAGGGTGACATTTATTTCCACCATTGTTCCAGCAAGAAGTGGCCCTTTGTGTCTCGCTTGAATTGCTGATGATTTACGAGAATGGATAATATGACCTCAAGTACGATTTGCGGACCTCACTCAGCCATACAAAAAAACACACATTAGAGCATATGAAAGTCTCGAAGAAAAAGTTCAAACGAACCGGGGACTGGGAAGAACTCAGTATGGATGTTCGACGATGCTAAGCACGCAAAGTCAAGCTCCGTCTTGGCGTGTAATAATATCCGGCAAAGATCTACGTACTGAATGAAATTGTTTCCACGCGCACCATTTGAAGACGCCCAAAAGCTACCGAATTGTTTGGAACCAAGTGGGAGAGTTTGTGCACTCTGAACGGGCATCAGCGAATCCAATCCGAGGTAGGGTATTGGACAACGATCAGTGGTGTTTAACGGCGATGCATCAAAGACCAAACGGCCCCGGCGTTTGATTCAAGAAGCGTATCGGCTGTATCCGCTTTTCCCCCGGGGATGAAAACCCCGAGCTAACAAATGTGTACTCTCTAGTCTGTCATCGAGCTTTTCCATGGACCAGGAAACACAAATTGGGCTTGAAGTCAACTGTCTCAATGGTCCCAAACCATGTGTTCGTATATCAATCACATCATCGAAGGAGGTTCTAGCAACCAGAAGGACTATGAATCCCGTTCCGGATTGCTGCCACAAACACTCGCGGGACCCCAAACTGAGTCTTTCCAACAACGTCAAATTGGACGCTATGGACTCGGGAAAGACTTTTCGATGTGTGTCTTTAAAACAGAAGTCTGCCTGAGATAAGTGACTGAAACGCCTAGTGCGCTGCAGACTTTACAGTCCGTTCGATGTGTCTGAACTCCCAGCCGCACTAAATGAACACTCTATACGCCAAGCCGCGCAAGACAGGAAGGAGAATTTCACAAATGATTCCATTTTCATTGAATTTTGTACCAAGGGAAAAGGGACCAAAACAACTCTGGGTCAATACCCAGAAACGTAGTAAAATCCTAAGAGagtgtttttttttttcgtttGGAAACGATATCATTTTTAATGAGAAATTGTAGGGTCCGACTGATGACAAGGTCTGCTACCCACTGGAGCACGAAACCCTGAGCCAACACACAACATTGTCAGTTGAGATAAACTGAATAAAAAACCAGAGAACTGTGTCTAACCTGCGCAAACAGACGGGTAGTAGTTGTCTTCTTTGACGTCGTTCGGGGGAACCGCTCGTCCAAGGGCGTTCCGGGCCATCGTTGAGAAGAACAGTATGATTGTGCCGGCTGTAATATGAATGTTCATGGTTGTTAAAGTTCTAGCTGCGTAGCATAGGTTTGAAGACGAGTTAAACAGCAGGGGTTTTATATCTAAATGATGAGAAAGACAGCGACCAGACTGTTTGGCAGAATTCCGGATGGGGCCGATTCTGCAACGATTCAAGGCGTTTAGATTTCTTTTTGATGGAATAAGATAACAACGACACGGTGATGTTTTGGTTTCCGCCCCCGCGATATGCAGGCCCCCAACTGCCCCCAAACCGCCGCTTCCTCTGGTCACCGGTCACGCATGACACCACCCACTTAAAACCGTCGAAGGATTGACGCATGGGGCAAAAGAAGGATCACCGGCGACTAACAGAGATGTTGGAAAGCGTCTTTTCTCCAAGAGAAAGGTATTGATGCATCGTTAACAATAGGTATGAGGGTTTGACTAGAGCGGCGAGCTCGCCAGGAGGTGGTTTTGCGAGGCCTTAGACCAGACCTGGACCGTGTTCCCATTGCCATTTGGTTATCATCGGAGCTAAATCTTGAGGAGTGATCACGAAACGTTCCCCCTACGTATTGGCCTAAAGTCACTCCAACGCTTCTCGCCTTTCCGAAGGCTCTACAGAGTACCTGTTGTTGGATGCCCAGCTAGATTCTGGTGGGAAAGTGGAGTGGGCGACAGGATGTACCAATCAGATCTTGCGGATATTTGTTCTTGCAAatcacggccgccgtcaGAAAGCTCCCCTTCGCTTCGAACTTCCTATACTCATCACAACCGGTGGATAACAACACCAACACTGCCCTACTCGTTCGAATCGATCAAGTGACCCTGTGAGAATAAAACCAACGGAGTCAGGGTGGAGGGACCAAGAATCCTGTCCAAGGCCTCAACCCAGATTATCAGCCCACCGTCCGGGATGAGGCGATCCCCACTTGATTACTGAACGACCGGCCAAGCCGGTCGAGTTCCGGTGTCTGTATACTTCCCCTCTTGCCTCGATGGTTTTGGTTAGGAACTTTTCAGGCGGTCCATCTGTGGAGTGACCCATTGATAGGGTGGTGCGTAAGTGGTTGCTTTGACTAACCGTCAGATTACGGACTTTCTACTGTTTTCTTTACATATTGTGTATCTTTGCGACCTCGAGAGGGATCGCCTTCACCACGTACCTTAAGTAAGGTTACGGGCTCCATTGATGACAGTCATTTACAAGTTTTCTAACAACACTGCAAACCCAAGATAGAGAACTATTGGCTAGGGAATCTACAACATTTTTGAGTTGAAAGATGGCCTTCTAAACCGATTAAGCTCGCTCACTCTGACGTAGCTGTGTCGACAATTGTTGACCAGTGCGCGCTACGGGGAGTTTTAGGATTGTTTGCTGCCTGCCGAAGTACTTTAGATTAAGAAGACAGCCTGCCGAAAGCTTCTTGCGTTAGTGTAGAAAGATACACCTTTTCTTCCTGGTAGCATTCGTACTGCAGGGGGAACCCTCATGGGGGATGACCCCCTTTCTCCTCAGGTTACGTGGATGCCCCTCCTCTCAC
Encoded proteins:
- a CDS encoding Polysaccharide lyase family 3, producing the protein MFANAGALTITILAALPTGLACLGYTGGLPKATSSKAISAPIYVKSGEVFDGGWAKYDRNPTSCRSQQEGGEADTAFVLEKGATLRNVIIGKTAGEGVYCLGGGCNIEFVWFEDVCEDAISIKEDKAGDVTWIVGGGAYHASDKIIQHNGCGRVNIINFYAEDYGKVYRSCGTCGKCAREVYIEGVTARKGGEVAGITKSNGDKATLVNVCTDAKTPCQNYSGPGVKDGAC